The following are encoded in a window of Acropora muricata isolate sample 2 chromosome 6, ASM3666990v1, whole genome shotgun sequence genomic DNA:
- the LOC136920690 gene encoding uncharacterized protein, protein MDLEQNRILDSQLVQSNEVKNSNAMEKEGLQRSLQFLTDEGLSLDTLITDRHVQIRKHMRERWPAIKHRLDGWHIGKGIGKKIDSLAKKKDCAVVAKWKKSVVNHMFWCAASTGDDDGDLKAAKWLSITNHIMNKHSGHQSPLFSQCLHGRLHGRERKKKWLSPGSQPYEKLTEVLTKGSLLKDIKQMSGAHATSSLEAFHSVQNHFATKRLAFSYHGMTSRHENLPISH, encoded by the exons ATGGATTTAGAGCAAAACAGAATTCTAGATTCTCAGCTGGTCCAG AGTAATGAAGTAAAGAACTCCAATGCAATGGAAAAAGAAGGCCTGCAAAGATCACTTCAATTCTTAACTGATGAAGGACTCTCTCTTGACACCTTGATAACAGACAGACATGTCCAGATTAGAAAGCACATGAGGGAGAGATGGCCTGCCATTAAGCACAGATTGGATGGTTGGCATATTGGCAAAG gTATTGGTAAAAAGATTGACAGCCTTGCAAAAAAGAAAGACTGTGCTGTAGTAGCAAAATGGAAAAAGAGCGTGGTCAACCACATGTTCTGGTGTGCTGCATCAACTGGTGATGATGATGGAGATTTAAAGGCAGCAAAGTGGCTCTCAATTACCAATCACATCATGAACAAGCATTCGGGACATCAAAGTCCCTTGTTTTCACAGTGTCTTCATGGTAGACTGCATggcagagaaagaaaaaagaaatggctCAGCCCGG GTTCACAACCTTATGAGAAACTGACAGAGGTACTGACCAAGGGCTCGCTGTTAAAGGATATCAAGCAGATGTCTGGAGCACATGCCACTTCATCACTTGAGGCCTTCCATTCAGTACAAAACCACTTTGCTACAAAACGCTTAGCTTTCTCCTACCATGGAATGACCAGCAG GCATGAAAACTTACCTATTTCACACTAA